The region GGAAGTTTCTGCGCAGAGCACAAGATCGATAACGGATATGGCAGGAAGGACAGTTGAAATCCCGGCTGACGTTGACAAGGCAATTACAACCTCTCCTCCTGCAACAATGCTCATTTACATGCTGGCTCCAGAAAAATTGGCAGGCTGGAATTTTATGCCACAGGAGTCGGAAACATATCTGAAACCTGAATACCGGGCTGTTCCTGTGATCGGTGGATGGTTTGGTAAGCAGGATGGAAATTATGAAACTATTATCTCCATGGGTCCCGATATCATCTTTGAAGGCTACACCAGTTGTGGGGATGTTAATTCTACCATCAATGAAAGACAGAAAAAATTCGGTACAATTCCGGTTGTAGGTATTGAAGCGACAACTGATGCCACAGCCTATGAAGAACCAATACGATTTATGGGTGAAATTCTCGGGGAAAATGAGCGGGCAGGACTTTTGATCTCCTTCTATAAAGAAACACTTGACACTGTCACTACAAAAACATCCCGGATACCTGAAGAGGAAAAGAAACGGGTCTATTATGCAGAGGGTCCGGATGGGCTGCTTACGGATCCTAAAGGTTCTGCGCACAGTCAGTTGATAGAGGTATGTGGTGGTATCAATGTAGCTCAGTGTCCCATTGAGCAGGGTTATGGAAGATCAGAGGTATCCATCGAACAGGTATTGCAATGGGATCCCGAAGTTATCATCACAGGCGACCGAAATTTTTACAAAAATGTATATGAAGACCCCCTATGGCAGGATATTACTGCGGTAAAAAACGATGAGGTATATCTTTTCCCGGATGCACCATTTTGCTGGTTTGACAGGCCACCTGGTGTTAACAGGATAATCGGTATTCCTTGGACAGCTAAAGTGCTCTATCCTCAAGAGTTCAGCGATCTTGATCTCAGGGGCAATGTTAAGGAATTCTATTCAGAGTTCTATCATTATGAACTGTCGGAAGATGAGATCGATGATTTATTGGATCCAGCTTCTGGAGCAAATTGAATTTTTCCTGATAGTTTCAGATGAAGAAGGTGAACTTACATGACAGAAGAATTAACTGAAAGAGTTGGGTTTCATGATGAATATGCCGAAAATTTCGAAGATGTTGCTGCCAATATCTTTGCTCCTATATATCCGGTTATTTCACAGCAGATAATCAACAGATGTCAGATCAAGAGCGGGAATTTCATAGATGTGGGCAGCGGACCTGCATCCCTTGCGATAGCCCTGGGTGAAATTGTTGACGGCAAAGTCTATGCAATGGATTTTTCTGAAAAAATGCTCGCGATTGCAAAGAGGAAGATTGAATCATTTGATCTGAACGAAAATGTGATACCTATTTTCGGTGACGTTCATGATATGCCTTTTGAAGATTGTTTTGCTGATCTGATCGTAAGCCGTGGTTCTCTATTCTTCTGGCAGAATGTGCCCGAAGCCTTCAGGGAAATATACCGTGTGCTAAAATCCGGTGGTATGGCCTATATTGGAGGGGGTTTCGGGACGGCTGAACTTAAATCAAAGATCACACAGGCTATGGAAAAAAGGGATCCTGAATGGTCAAAATGTGTCGGAAAACGGCTGGACAGGACCAATCTGGAGTCTTTTAAAAAAGCACTTCATGTTGCTGGAATTGATCCTTATACGATCATAGATGATGAATCCGGTTTCTGGATCTGTCTCAAAAAGGTGGACTAACAGATGAAATGCAATATATGTGAGATAGGCTGCGATCTTGCAGAAGGACAGAGTGGTCAATGTCGAATGTATATCAACAAGGATGATCGGATAATCGAGAGATTTTCAAACAACTACTTTACAATGTTTCCGGTTTCCATTGAGACTGTGCCTCTGCTTCATTATTATCCGCGGGGGACGTTTCTGCAGGTTTGTACCGTTGGCTGCAATTTCAAATGTGAAGGCTGCATCTCAGAAATCCTGGCATCCCGTCTTCTTTCAACTAATAAGAAAAGTGGAATTAGCAATGAGAATGTGATCAATAAAGCCCTTCATGAAGACTGCATAGGGATCGTTTTTTGCCTGAACGATCCGGCTGTCTCCTATTTTACATTCTGCGACCTTGCTAACAAGGCCCGGGAGAACAACCTTTTGATCGGATGCTCCACAAATGGATATTTTACAGAAAACGCATTGAAAGAACTGATCCCTTTGATCGATTTCGTAAATATCGGTATAAAGGGTTATTCAGATGAAAGGTATATCTCGTGCGGTGCCAGGGGTTCGGGACCTGTTTTCAGGAATCTGAAATTACTGAAAGAAAGCGATGTTCATGTTGAGGTCTCTACCATTTATATCAAAGGTTCAGAGGATGAGGTCATAAATACTGCAAAATTTGTTTCCTCCCTTTCAAGGGATATATCGTTTCAGGTCATGAGGTTTGTACCTTTTGGAGATGCAGCCCCTCAGATCGAACCAACGATAAGGGAAAGTGAAGTTCTGTGTGGCAAATTAAAGCAATACCTAAATCATGTGTATCTTTTCAATTCGCCGGGTACCGATCATTTGAATACTGTATGTGCGCAATGCAGTAACATCATTTTCCAGAGGGAGTTCTTTGGTCCCATGGGCTCACGTACTTTATCCTACCTGCCTCAAGGAATGTGTGAATGTTCTAATCCGGCCCTTTTCAGAGGAGAAGTAAGTGAAGTTTCTTATCATGAACCTGGATTTATGGGAGGATACAGGATAACCCGGGCCCTGGAGATGATCCATGCTATTCTTGTCTGTCTTGGTGTAAAGGATGATCATAAACTTGCTGAAATATGGGCCAATGTCATGGAAACAGGATATTTGGAGGAGTTTCATGCCAGTTCTCAGGACCTTAACTCTTATTTTGATGTAATTGAGCATTTTGCCGCCCTTGCAGACAGGAAAAAGGAGGGTATGGAACTTGTGGCTTATATGAGGGAAAAACTGGATTTTATACGGTCTGTGACAAATGACATTGAAAGGCCACGGGTCTATTATTGTATGGGATATCCCCTTTTTGCACTCAATGGGGAGCGAATTGAGAATAATCTTGTTGAAGCTGCAGGCGGGGAAAGTGTAAACAAGCTGATCAACCGGGAGGGAAAACCCGGGGTTGGTATTTCTCACAATGAATTTTGCGACATGAACCCCGAGTTCATATTCATATCAGGCTTCCTTTCAACCCCGGTTTCCGATTCATATGCCTATTGTAAAAAATATGGTCTGTCTGCAGATGCCATAAAGAACAGGAGGATATACGATCTTCGTCCATTATGGGATTTTGGAAGTCCCAGATGGATACTGGGTCTGATGTATATCGCAAATAAGTTACATCCTGAGATTTTTAATTTTGATATTGATAAAGAGGCAAATCAGTTCTATAAAAGGTTCTATGGTGTGTCCTTTGATTCTTCAAGGCACAACAGGTCTTTTTACAGCGTTTCATCCAGGCAATGACTCCCTCAACCGAACCGATTTTAGGAAATGAGATATAAATGTCATATGGTATTGGAAGAATCACAGGTTTGAAGTCGGGGATTCATAAGAGAATCTCTGAGGGTAATACGCAGATATTCCTCGCATTTTTCCTTATGATATTTCTCTTTGTACTTTCCCTTTTTATGGGAAGGTATTCAATCCCTCCACAAACTATAATGACTAACATCATTTTCTGGCTCTTATCATTAGGAAATGTGGAGCCGTCAAATGTGGGCACTGTCATATTTCAGATACGTCTTCCAAGAATAATCGCAGCTATGCTGGTAGGGGCTGGATTATCTATATCCGGAGCTTCTTTTCAAGGCCTTTTTCGCAATCCGCTGGTTTCTCCCTACATTTTAGGAGTGGCATCAGGAGCTGGATTTGGTGCCTGCCTTGGTATCCTGATAAGTGAGAATATCTTTGTTATCCAGTTAATGGCATTTTCTTTTGGAATACTTGCAGCTTTTCTAGCTTACAGCTTAAGTAAGTCCTGCAAAACAACAGCCACACTGGTTCTTGTACTTTCAGGTATTATTGTAGGTGCAGTTTTCACTGCTC is a window of Methanohalophilus mahii DSM 5219 DNA encoding:
- a CDS encoding class I SAM-dependent methyltransferase, which produces MTEELTERVGFHDEYAENFEDVAANIFAPIYPVISQQIINRCQIKSGNFIDVGSGPASLAIALGEIVDGKVYAMDFSEKMLAIAKRKIESFDLNENVIPIFGDVHDMPFEDCFADLIVSRGSLFFWQNVPEAFREIYRVLKSGGMAYIGGGFGTAELKSKITQAMEKRDPEWSKCVGKRLDRTNLESFKKALHVAGIDPYTIIDDESGFWICLKKVD
- a CDS encoding FecCD family ABC transporter permease yields the protein MSYGIGRITGLKSGIHKRISEGNTQIFLAFFLMIFLFVLSLFMGRYSIPPQTIMTNIIFWLLSLGNVEPSNVGTVIFQIRLPRIIAAMLVGAGLSISGASFQGLFRNPLVSPYILGVASGAGFGACLGILISENIFVIQLMAFSFGILAAFLAYSLSKSCKTTATLVLVLSGIIVGAVFTALTSLVKYIADPYDKLPEMVFWLMGSLSSVRVEDLIYVTPAILAGMLVLILIGWRINVISLGEEEARSLGIDTRKMTILVVICATLVTTSAISISGIIGWVGLVVPHISRMLVGPSYKKLLPMSVFLGASFLLVVDDLARTLMSIEIPLGILTALIGAPFFAYLLQKKKVGWS
- a CDS encoding radical SAM protein gives rise to the protein MKCNICEIGCDLAEGQSGQCRMYINKDDRIIERFSNNYFTMFPVSIETVPLLHYYPRGTFLQVCTVGCNFKCEGCISEILASRLLSTNKKSGISNENVINKALHEDCIGIVFCLNDPAVSYFTFCDLANKARENNLLIGCSTNGYFTENALKELIPLIDFVNIGIKGYSDERYISCGARGSGPVFRNLKLLKESDVHVEVSTIYIKGSEDEVINTAKFVSSLSRDISFQVMRFVPFGDAAPQIEPTIRESEVLCGKLKQYLNHVYLFNSPGTDHLNTVCAQCSNIIFQREFFGPMGSRTLSYLPQGMCECSNPALFRGEVSEVSYHEPGFMGGYRITRALEMIHAILVCLGVKDDHKLAEIWANVMETGYLEEFHASSQDLNSYFDVIEHFAALADRKKEGMELVAYMREKLDFIRSVTNDIERPRVYYCMGYPLFALNGERIENNLVEAAGGESVNKLINREGKPGVGISHNEFCDMNPEFIFISGFLSTPVSDSYAYCKKYGLSADAIKNRRIYDLRPLWDFGSPRWILGLMYIANKLHPEIFNFDIDKEANQFYKRFYGVSFDSSRHNRSFYSVSSRQ
- a CDS encoding ABC transporter substrate-binding protein, with the protein product MAGRTVEIPADVDKAITTSPPATMLIYMLAPEKLAGWNFMPQESETYLKPEYRAVPVIGGWFGKQDGNYETIISMGPDIIFEGYTSCGDVNSTINERQKKFGTIPVVGIEATTDATAYEEPIRFMGEILGENERAGLLISFYKETLDTVTTKTSRIPEEEKKRVYYAEGPDGLLTDPKGSAHSQLIEVCGGINVAQCPIEQGYGRSEVSIEQVLQWDPEVIITGDRNFYKNVYEDPLWQDITAVKNDEVYLFPDAPFCWFDRPPGVNRIIGIPWTAKVLYPQEFSDLDLRGNVKEFYSEFYHYELSEDEIDDLLDPASGAN